In Candidatus Defluviilinea proxima, a single genomic region encodes these proteins:
- a CDS encoding hydrogenase large subunit, translating to MEEKPKVGTKYIEALRARFGSAIMDEAWQAPDQVTVTVPLNSVPDIVEMLYYEQGGWLATVVANDERPINGQFAIYYVLSVEGANDLEVNDKAYVVVHAQIPAHQPEFPSVTPKVPAAIWYEREVRDMFGLRPIGLPDERRLVLPDDWPDNLHPLRKDSMDYRYRPEPTTEDENYDFINVEGEGLVQVPLGPLHMTSDEPGHFRLYVDGEHIVDADYRLFYVHRGMEKLAESRLNYDQVTFLADRICGICGYAHNVAYTNSVERALGIEVPVRAHFIRTILLETERLHSHLLNLGLACHFVGFDTGFMQFFRVREKAMKMAEMLTGSRKTYGVNLIGGVRRDILKEQRTTTLQLLKELRAEATTLVNMLLETPNIVQRTQNIGRLETQVARDYSPVGPTLRGSGFARDIRVIHPYSAYDKVPWHTVSKDGCDVLSRTLIRAEEFFESVSLVERCLDSMPEGPVLTEGFKYQPYKFALGYVEAPRGEDIHWSMLGDNQKIYRWKCRASSYNNWPSLRYMLRGNTISDAPLIVASIDPCYSCTERVTVVDVRKKKATIVPYKEMERYCIERKDSPLKK from the coding sequence ATGGAAGAGAAACCGAAGGTTGGTACAAAATACATTGAGGCTCTGCGTGCACGTTTTGGTAGTGCCATCATGGACGAAGCGTGGCAGGCGCCTGATCAGGTGACGGTGACCGTGCCGTTGAACAGCGTGCCCGATATCGTGGAGATGTTGTATTACGAACAGGGCGGCTGGCTTGCGACCGTGGTGGCGAATGACGAGCGCCCGATCAATGGACAGTTTGCGATCTATTATGTTTTATCGGTGGAAGGCGCAAACGATCTCGAAGTGAACGACAAGGCATATGTGGTGGTGCATGCGCAGATACCTGCCCATCAACCCGAGTTCCCATCGGTGACTCCGAAAGTGCCTGCAGCGATCTGGTACGAACGTGAAGTGCGGGATATGTTCGGCCTGCGACCCATCGGACTGCCGGACGAACGCCGCCTCGTTCTACCCGACGACTGGCCCGACAACCTTCATCCTTTGCGCAAAGATTCGATGGATTACCGCTACCGCCCTGAACCGACTACTGAGGACGAGAACTATGACTTCATCAACGTGGAGGGCGAAGGACTCGTCCAAGTACCGCTGGGGCCGTTGCACATGACTTCTGATGAACCCGGTCACTTCCGTTTGTATGTGGATGGTGAACACATCGTTGATGCGGACTATCGTCTCTTCTATGTCCATCGTGGCATGGAGAAACTCGCCGAAAGTCGATTGAACTATGACCAGGTCACGTTCCTTGCGGATCGCATCTGCGGCATTTGTGGATATGCTCACAACGTGGCATACACCAACTCGGTAGAGCGTGCGTTGGGAATTGAAGTGCCTGTACGGGCACACTTCATCCGCACGATATTGCTCGAGACGGAACGCTTGCACAGTCACTTGCTGAATCTTGGGTTGGCTTGTCACTTCGTTGGCTTTGACACGGGCTTTATGCAATTCTTCCGTGTCCGTGAGAAGGCGATGAAGATGGCCGAAATGCTGACAGGTTCCCGCAAGACCTATGGCGTCAACTTGATCGGCGGCGTGCGCCGTGACATATTGAAAGAGCAGCGCACAACGACGTTACAACTTCTAAAAGAACTGCGTGCCGAAGCAACCACACTGGTCAACATGTTGTTGGAAACTCCCAATATCGTCCAGCGCACACAGAACATTGGGCGGTTGGAAACGCAGGTGGCTCGTGACTACAGCCCCGTTGGGCCAACATTGCGTGGCTCTGGTTTTGCACGTGATATTCGTGTCATCCATCCCTATAGCGCCTATGACAAGGTTCCGTGGCATACAGTATCAAAAGATGGATGTGACGTGCTGTCTCGCACGCTGATCCGTGCTGAGGAATTCTTCGAGTCGGTTTCACTCGTAGAACGTTGTCTGGACTCGATGCCTGAAGGTCCGGTATTGACCGAAGGCTTCAAGTATCAACCGTATAAATTTGCACTCGGTTACGTGGAAGCCCCTCGTGGCGAGGACATCCACTGGAGCATGTTGGGCGATAACCAAAAGATATATCGCTGGAAGTGTCGTGCCTCCAGTTACAACAACTGGCCCTCGTTACGATACATGTTGCGAGGCAACACCATTTCCGATGCGCCATTGATCGTCGCCAGCATTGACCCGTGCTACTCATGCACCGAACGTGTAACAGTTGTGGACGTCCGCAAGAAGAAAGCAACCATCGTTCCGTACAAAGAAATGGAACGCTACTGCATCGAACGCAAAGACTCGCCGTTGAAGAAATAA
- the hyfE gene encoding hydrogenase 4 membrane subunit, whose protein sequence is MSSVILVNSLSGLLILTSLLVIEVKQPRWSAIMYGVQSLVLVGILAALAYATDAKELYLWVASAFVTKVVLVPWILYTAFTKVGNPEKPRNLMGTTLSFFLAAVALTVSFVVVNQIQLKAAEPFKPALAVSMAHFFFGELCILTQRNLFKQIIGFCLMENGSHLTLALLAYNAPEIVEIGIATDAVFGVVIMVALGYQIYKRLGTLDTADLSTLKG, encoded by the coding sequence ATGTCGAGCGTAATCCTTGTCAACAGTCTAAGTGGCTTATTGATCCTGACATCATTGCTGGTGATCGAGGTCAAACAACCACGCTGGTCGGCGATCATGTATGGAGTCCAATCTCTTGTGCTGGTGGGCATCCTTGCGGCACTGGCGTATGCCACTGATGCCAAAGAACTCTATCTTTGGGTGGCGAGCGCCTTTGTCACCAAGGTCGTTTTGGTGCCGTGGATCCTGTACACCGCTTTCACAAAAGTGGGCAACCCTGAAAAACCTCGCAACCTGATGGGAACCACGCTTTCGTTCTTCCTTGCAGCCGTTGCGTTAACCGTTTCCTTCGTCGTCGTGAACCAGATCCAACTCAAGGCGGCGGAACCGTTCAAGCCTGCGCTCGCTGTTTCGATGGCTCACTTCTTCTTCGGCGAGTTGTGCATCCTGACCCAACGCAACCTGTTCAAACAGATCATCGGTTTCTGTTTGATGGAAAACGGTTCACACCTGACCCTTGCCCTGCTTGCCTACAATGCACCTGAGATCGTCGAGATCGGCATCGCCACCGACGCAGTCTTCGGCGTGGTCATCATGGTGGCGCTCGGTTATCAGATATACAAACGGTTGGGCACACTGGATACCGCCGACCTGAGCACGTTGAAAGGATAA
- a CDS encoding NAD(P)H-dependent oxidoreductase subunit E, which yields MDQAIKQKDFDIVELVNDAIEKHGNTRDAVVPILSEINHKLGYIPSSALPEIRRHIHVPQEGVFLADSHLYSAASFYHLYSLKPLGRHIIRFCESAPCHVVGGREVIQAIQDELGLQPGETSDDKNWSLVMTSCIGICSVGPVFLVDDDVYGNVTPERVSEILAKYQ from the coding sequence ATGGATCAAGCAATCAAGCAAAAAGATTTTGACATTGTCGAACTGGTGAATGATGCCATTGAGAAACACGGGAACACACGCGATGCTGTAGTTCCCATTCTGAGCGAGATCAATCACAAGCTGGGCTATATCCCCTCCTCCGCCCTGCCAGAGATTCGCCGTCACATCCATGTGCCACAGGAGGGCGTGTTCCTTGCAGACAGTCATCTCTATTCGGCCGCAAGTTTTTATCACTTGTATTCTTTGAAGCCGCTTGGCAGGCACATCATCCGCTTTTGCGAGAGCGCTCCCTGTCATGTGGTGGGTGGGCGTGAAGTGATACAGGCCATTCAAGATGAGTTGGGGCTTCAACCCGGCGAAACCAGCGATGATAAAAACTGGTCACTGGTGATGACCAGTTGCATCGGGATTTGCAGTGTCGGACCAGTATTCCTTGTAGATGATGATGTCTATGGCAATGTCACGCCGGAGCGTGTGTCAGAGATCCTTGCGAAGTATCAGTAA
- the hycI gene encoding hydrogenase maturation peptidase HycI has translation MTKRLVLTVGNSMMGDDAAGPLLAKLMAGSPIDGWDVLDGGSVPENCLHQIREMAPEQIVVVDAADMDLEPGAIRLISDENLDDPFLMTTHTLPLSYLIESLRETTSNVELIGIQPDVVSFGYPISLDVKNAVEEVYENLKQAEPVWKILENLDSGS, from the coding sequence ATGACAAAGCGACTCGTGTTGACGGTTGGCAATTCTATGATGGGCGACGATGCCGCCGGTCCGCTTCTTGCCAAGCTGATGGCTGGTTCGCCCATAGACGGCTGGGATGTGCTTGACGGCGGGTCTGTGCCAGAGAATTGCTTGCATCAGATCCGTGAGATGGCACCGGAACAAATCGTCGTTGTCGATGCTGCAGATATGGATTTGGAACCCGGTGCGATCCGCTTGATCAGCGACGAGAATCTTGATGATCCATTCTTGATGACCACACATACTTTGCCACTTTCCTATTTGATCGAGTCTTTGCGGGAAACCACATCCAATGTTGAGTTAATCGGTATCCAACCAGATGTCGTTTCTTTCGGCTACCCCATCTCGCTCGATGTAAAAAATGCCGTGGAAGAGGTGTATGAAAATTTGAAACAGGCCGAGCCTGTTTGGAAAATACTGGAGAATTTGGATTCAGGGAGCTAG
- a CDS encoding hydrogenase 4 subunit F, protein MTDTTVLIWLLLIPLIFSLVAFAARWLKGVGRILIEAAHLISVTLVLVMSLLTVSAVLKTGPIFGLADWLHVDALSAIFLLIIGVVGFLVGIYSIGYTRHDLETGEFDDNKLSTYYSLFNLFLFTMLLVVTANNIIMMWVAIEATTLGSAFLVGIYGHRASLEAAWKYIIICTVGVAFGLYGTVLVYSDAFNVMQNPHNAVLWTEIIKNTQSLDPTLIKMAFVFVLVGFGTKAGLFPMHAWLPDAHSEAPSPVSAMLSGVLLNCALLVVFRFATISNLVLGPAFAQTLFLVFGMISIGAAAFFMYVQRDIKRLLAYSSMENIGLIVLAFGIGGPAGIFAGLLQAINHSLVKSLMFCTSGNILIKYRTRNLDDVKGLLQVIPFSGVLLMVGAMALVGTPPFNIFLSKFFIITTGFGTGHIWLMVFCLLFLTVVFAAFFRALGPSLFGQKPDSTVKGEANWLTLLPGAVLVILIVALGLYIPSQLMTLLNGASTLMGDGGQAANLLSLLP, encoded by the coding sequence ATGACGGACACCACGGTTTTGATCTGGCTGTTGCTTATCCCGCTGATCTTCTCGCTGGTGGCGTTTGCCGCCCGCTGGCTGAAAGGCGTGGGACGTATTCTGATAGAAGCGGCGCATCTTATCAGTGTGACTTTGGTGTTAGTCATGTCTTTATTGACGGTCAGCGCTGTGCTCAAAACAGGTCCAATATTTGGATTGGCGGATTGGCTGCACGTGGATGCGCTCAGCGCCATCTTCCTGCTCATCATCGGCGTGGTGGGTTTCCTCGTGGGTATCTATTCCATCGGGTACACACGCCATGATCTGGAAACTGGCGAGTTCGACGACAATAAATTAAGCACCTATTACAGCCTTTTCAATTTATTCCTGTTCACCATGCTTTTGGTGGTGACCGCCAACAACATCATCATGATGTGGGTGGCAATCGAAGCGACGACGCTCGGCTCAGCCTTTCTCGTGGGCATCTATGGACATCGTGCCTCGCTCGAAGCGGCTTGGAAGTACATCATCATCTGTACGGTCGGTGTGGCGTTCGGCTTATACGGAACCGTGTTGGTTTACTCCGATGCATTCAATGTGATGCAAAATCCACATAATGCCGTGTTGTGGACGGAGATCATCAAGAATACGCAATCGCTTGACCCAACACTCATCAAGATGGCATTCGTCTTTGTGCTGGTTGGGTTTGGCACAAAAGCTGGCTTGTTCCCCATGCATGCCTGGTTGCCCGATGCGCACAGCGAAGCGCCCAGTCCGGTCAGCGCCATGCTTTCGGGCGTGTTGTTGAATTGCGCCTTGCTGGTCGTCTTCCGTTTTGCGACGATCTCGAATTTGGTGCTTGGACCTGCATTCGCCCAGACACTCTTCCTCGTCTTTGGAATGATCTCCATCGGTGCGGCGGCGTTCTTCATGTACGTGCAACGAGATATCAAACGCTTGCTGGCTTATTCGAGCATGGAAAATATCGGTTTGATCGTGCTGGCGTTTGGCATCGGCGGACCGGCTGGAATCTTTGCGGGCTTATTGCAAGCCATCAATCATAGTTTGGTCAAGTCGCTCATGTTCTGCACGAGCGGAAACATTCTCATCAAATATCGCACACGCAACCTGGATGATGTTAAAGGCTTGTTACAGGTCATCCCGTTCAGCGGTGTGTTGTTGATGGTCGGTGCAATGGCGTTGGTCGGCACTCCCCCATTCAACATCTTCCTCAGCAAGTTCTTCATCATCACAACGGGCTTTGGCACCGGTCACATCTGGTTGATGGTCTTTTGCCTGTTGTTCCTGACGGTGGTTTTTGCGGCATTCTTCCGGGCTCTGGGACCAAGCCTCTTCGGACAGAAACCAGATTCAACGGTCAAGGGTGAAGCGAATTGGTTAACGTTACTGCCCGGCGCTGTGTTGGTCATCCTGATCGTTGCACTCGGTCTCTACATCCCATCCCAATTGATGACATTGCTCAACGGCGCCAGCACGTTGATGGGAGATGGTGGACAAGCTGCGAATCTCCTATCGTTGTTGCCCTAG
- a CDS encoding hydrogenase 4 subunit D, with protein MVALFLASLLIPFVGALLTLVIPRSWVKVFSQCAAFLAFVCSLLLLIQLGLDRQAPFTAELASIAGVTVFGVVIDKISALVGLAVILVGFLIVVYSAGYLSSENLEHPEVDVKRRYYFFLLMFIGAMAGVVCSSTMLGLLIFFELTGICSWGLIGYYDDAKARKAAMKAIITTQVASLGLYVATAVFFLASKTFDLSALEGLTDNVKLIIFFGVMIAAWGKSAQLPFHFWLPDAMSAPTPISAYLHAASMVKVGVYIFARCLASAGQVPQVVGTVGAIMAIVTMLYGFFMYFPQKDMKRLLAYSTITQLSYIFLALSISIFGSTMAFNGGIAHIFNHAFAKSLFFLVAGALSYAAGTKMLPSLKGIMKKMPLVGISFAVATLAVSGVPPFNAFFSKFSILAGGFMVAKAEPLLMVLMVIAALETVGSFAWLFWVFGEAVPGEPSPDVSSAIRLPFQMQFVLGTLVVLTIISGYFAAVWMG; from the coding sequence ATGGTCGCATTGTTCCTCGCCAGTCTTCTGATCCCGTTCGTGGGCGCCTTGTTGACGTTGGTCATCCCACGCAGTTGGGTCAAGGTCTTCAGCCAGTGTGCGGCATTTCTGGCCTTTGTGTGCAGTCTTCTCCTCCTCATTCAATTGGGGCTGGATCGGCAAGCTCCTTTCACAGCAGAGTTGGCATCCATTGCTGGGGTGACAGTCTTCGGCGTTGTCATCGACAAGATCAGCGCATTGGTCGGTCTGGCTGTGATCCTTGTGGGCTTTCTGATCGTGGTGTATTCAGCAGGGTATCTCAGCTCAGAGAACCTGGAGCATCCCGAAGTCGATGTGAAGCGCAGGTATTACTTCTTCCTGTTGATGTTCATAGGAGCCATGGCAGGAGTCGTGTGCTCATCCACGATGCTTGGGCTGTTGATCTTCTTCGAATTAACCGGCATTTGTTCGTGGGGACTGATCGGCTATTACGATGATGCCAAAGCTCGCAAAGCGGCGATGAAGGCAATCATCACAACACAAGTGGCATCGCTGGGACTGTATGTTGCAACAGCGGTGTTTTTCCTCGCAAGCAAAACTTTTGATCTCTCGGCGCTGGAAGGCCTGACCGATAACGTCAAGCTCATTATTTTCTTTGGGGTCATGATCGCCGCATGGGGCAAGTCGGCGCAGTTGCCGTTTCACTTTTGGCTGCCAGACGCCATGTCGGCGCCCACGCCGATCAGTGCCTACCTGCATGCGGCTTCGATGGTGAAAGTGGGCGTGTATATCTTTGCACGGTGTCTTGCATCAGCAGGACAAGTGCCTCAGGTGGTTGGAACAGTTGGAGCGATCATGGCGATCGTCACGATGCTCTATGGTTTCTTTATGTACTTCCCGCAAAAAGATATGAAGAGACTGCTGGCGTATTCAACCATCACACAACTCTCTTATATCTTCCTGGCGTTGTCCATTTCGATCTTCGGTTCCACAATGGCATTCAATGGCGGGATCGCACATATCTTCAACCATGCTTTTGCGAAGAGTCTTTTCTTCCTTGTGGCGGGTGCATTGAGTTATGCCGCAGGGACAAAGATGCTGCCGTCGCTCAAAGGCATTATGAAAAAGATGCCGCTGGTAGGAATCAGCTTTGCGGTTGCAACCCTTGCGGTGAGCGGTGTGCCACCTTTCAACGCATTCTTCAGCAAATTCAGCATTCTGGCGGGTGGCTTCATGGTGGCAAAGGCTGAACCGTTATTGATGGTTCTCATGGTGATCGCCGCCCTCGAAACGGTGGGAAGTTTTGCCTGGCTCTTCTGGGTCTTCGGTGAAGCCGTGCCCGGCGAACCCTCGCCTGATGTTTCATCGGCAATACGTCTCCCATTCCAAATGCAGTTCGTTCTTGGAACACTGGTGGTCCTGACAATCATCTCAGGATATTTTGCCGCAGTGTGGATGGGTTAA
- a CDS encoding (2Fe-2S) ferredoxin domain-containing protein gives MKTIRSLEDLNTLREEVIEEKRRKAGLGHTQIIVSLGSCGIAAGALDTLNTVLQVVEDDKIKNVAVSQIGCVGLCKYEPLLEVVIGDQPGVLYGNATPEVVKRIIREHVIGGKVVDEFVIVSTPFPTI, from the coding sequence ATGAAAACAATACGCTCACTGGAAGACCTAAATACCCTTCGGGAAGAAGTGATCGAGGAGAAGCGACGCAAAGCCGGGCTGGGACATACTCAGATCATTGTCAGTCTCGGCTCATGCGGCATTGCAGCAGGCGCACTCGATACGTTGAACACAGTCCTACAAGTGGTAGAAGACGACAAGATCAAGAATGTGGCGGTCTCACAGATCGGTTGTGTTGGCCTGTGTAAATATGAGCCGCTCCTCGAAGTGGTGATCGGCGACCAACCAGGCGTACTCTACGGAAATGCGACTCCCGAAGTTGTAAAACGGATCATTCGTGAGCATGTCATCGGTGGCAAGGTCGTGGACGAGTTCGTGATCGTGTCCACGCCGTTCCCGACGATTTAG
- the hyfB gene encoding hydrogenase 4 subunit B, with protein MDAIQVLLLSVSLFGVGALASLLLSGFQRTARITAGLMGTLASLTGVVSAAQAITHSPAPLKLPVPLPFGQFTLQMDGLSTLMVVIICLLGLATSFYAISYFKHYPDRNIGTLGFFTNMFIAMMLLVVTIDNAFYFLIFWEMMTLASYFLVIFEGEKKESVQAGYLYMLVAHTGTALIMLSFFVFYINTGSFDFESFRLSQLSPVVRNLVFVLAFFGFGAKAGMVPLHIWLPRAHPAAPSPVSALLSGVMLKTALYGILRICVEILGASTLWWGILILAFGALSAVIGVFYALTEKDIKRILAYSSVENVGIILLGIGTGMIGTATHQSTVELIGFLAALYHALNHSFFKGLLFLGAGSIDYSTHTRNLNELGGLGRLMPWTSLMFLAGGLSIAAMPPFNGFVSEWFTYQAFFTASNGQDFIIRALLPLCAAILALVGTLSAMVAIKMYSSAFSGPARSEKASKAIEVPDSMLGGMAFLAIGCVLLGLCTPLIAPYLANVVASTFHIQNMTVANGSWVYVNTAQGVLSAPLIAILLLGLLLVPVVVIAIYGDRKAGTKMVNDPWACGYGYSSQMSVSASNFDQPITTTFSVIYQMRTAIQKPLDAIGAWSKRVRDAILRAEPVLENIIKGPTTRSVDYVGRHIQALQMGDIRMYCLYIILTLIVLLIAVFK; from the coding sequence ATGGATGCCATTCAGGTATTACTGCTTTCCGTGTCGTTGTTCGGGGTGGGAGCGCTGGCTTCGTTGTTACTCAGCGGGTTTCAACGTACCGCCCGCATTACTGCCGGGCTGATGGGAACTCTCGCATCTCTCACTGGGGTTGTCTCTGCGGCACAGGCTATCACACACTCCCCCGCCCCGCTCAAGTTACCCGTCCCGCTTCCCTTCGGGCAATTCACTTTGCAAATGGATGGCCTCTCCACTTTGATGGTGGTCATCATCTGTCTATTGGGGTTGGCGACAAGTTTTTATGCCATCTCCTATTTCAAACACTACCCAGATCGCAACATTGGCACATTGGGCTTTTTCACGAACATGTTCATTGCCATGATGTTGCTGGTGGTGACCATAGACAACGCTTTCTACTTTCTCATCTTCTGGGAAATGATGACACTGGCGTCGTATTTCCTGGTCATCTTTGAAGGCGAGAAAAAAGAATCAGTTCAGGCGGGCTATCTCTACATGCTGGTGGCACACACTGGTACCGCCTTGATCATGCTGTCGTTCTTTGTGTTCTACATCAACACGGGCAGTTTTGATTTTGAATCATTTCGTCTGAGTCAACTCTCGCCAGTGGTTCGCAACCTAGTCTTCGTGCTGGCCTTCTTCGGATTCGGTGCCAAGGCAGGTATGGTTCCGTTGCACATCTGGCTTCCTCGCGCGCACCCCGCCGCCCCATCGCCCGTCTCAGCACTCCTTTCGGGCGTGATGCTCAAGACAGCGCTGTACGGCATCCTGCGCATTTGTGTGGAGATCCTCGGCGCATCCACTTTATGGTGGGGAATCCTGATACTTGCTTTCGGCGCACTCTCAGCCGTGATCGGTGTGTTCTACGCTCTCACCGAAAAAGATATCAAGCGGATACTTGCCTACTCGAGTGTCGAGAACGTGGGGATCATTCTGCTGGGCATCGGCACTGGGATGATCGGGACGGCTACGCATCAATCGACCGTTGAACTGATCGGCTTTTTAGCGGCCTTGTACCACGCCCTGAACCATTCCTTCTTCAAAGGTCTCCTGTTCCTCGGAGCTGGTTCGATAGATTATTCAACTCACACACGCAATCTGAATGAACTGGGTGGCCTCGGACGTTTGATGCCGTGGACATCTTTGATGTTCCTTGCAGGAGGCTTATCCATTGCGGCGATGCCTCCGTTCAATGGATTTGTCAGCGAGTGGTTCACTTATCAAGCCTTCTTCACAGCCAGCAACGGACAGGATTTCATCATACGTGCATTACTGCCATTGTGTGCGGCGATCCTTGCGCTCGTCGGAACGCTGTCAGCGATGGTGGCGATCAAGATGTACAGCAGTGCATTCTCAGGTCCAGCAAGAAGCGAAAAGGCAAGCAAGGCAATTGAAGTACCGGATTCAATGTTGGGCGGCATGGCGTTCCTCGCCATTGGATGCGTCCTGTTGGGCTTGTGTACGCCGCTCATCGCTCCGTATCTCGCAAACGTTGTTGCAAGCACATTCCATATCCAAAACATGACGGTGGCAAACGGCTCGTGGGTGTATGTAAACACAGCACAGGGAGTTTTATCTGCACCGTTGATCGCCATCCTTTTGCTCGGGTTGTTGCTGGTGCCTGTAGTGGTGATCGCCATTTACGGCGACCGCAAAGCCGGGACGAAGATGGTGAACGACCCATGGGCTTGCGGCTATGGATATTCAAGCCAGATGTCGGTGTCGGCCAGCAACTTTGACCAACCCATCACGACAACATTTAGCGTGATCTATCAGATGCGCACGGCTATTCAAAAACCATTGGATGCAATCGGTGCATGGTCAAAGCGCGTGCGGGATGCGATCTTGCGTGCCGAGCCCGTTCTGGAAAATATCATCAAGGGACCGACGACACGCTCTGTGGATTATGTGGGACGACACATTCAGGCGCTTCAAATGGGCGACATTCGCATGTACTGCCTGTACATCATCCTGACGTTGATCGTTCTTCTGATCGCCGTTTTCAAATAG
- a CDS encoding NADH-quinone oxidoreductase subunit B family protein, protein MLIDKPTHQVVVEKSKYSIHLDEQTAQLKGKLLKDIQRSIYVYRIDCGGCNGCEIEIFAALTPLFDVERFGIKVVSSPRHADVLVYTGSMTRSMRVPAMRAYHAAPDPKICVAYGACGCSGGIFHDLYCVWGGADKFIPIDVYIPGCPPTPAATIYGFAMALGILGQKLKTSHHIQGEDEHVSPRHPEVPLKMRVDVERESRRMAGYLYGKQIAEKFFEIYENDPKSIEQNVQAHLNQQNDPRLTEIMKRLVEIQGAQ, encoded by the coding sequence ATGCTCATTGATAAACCCACCCATCAGGTAGTTGTAGAAAAAAGCAAATACTCCATCCATTTGGATGAACAGACAGCGCAACTCAAAGGGAAGCTACTTAAAGATATCCAACGCTCCATCTACGTCTACCGCATTGACTGCGGCGGATGTAACGGATGCGAGATCGAAATCTTCGCCGCCCTCACACCTCTCTTCGATGTGGAACGCTTCGGCATCAAGGTCGTCTCCTCCCCACGCCATGCGGACGTGTTGGTCTACACCGGCTCGATGACCCGCTCGATGCGAGTCCCTGCGATGCGTGCGTATCATGCGGCACCCGATCCAAAAATTTGCGTGGCGTATGGCGCATGCGGATGTTCAGGCGGAATCTTTCACGACCTGTATTGCGTCTGGGGCGGAGCGGACAAGTTCATCCCCATTGATGTGTACATCCCCGGTTGCCCGCCAACTCCCGCCGCCACAATTTATGGCTTCGCCATGGCGCTCGGCATCCTTGGCCAGAAGCTCAAGACATCGCATCACATTCAAGGCGAGGATGAGCATGTATCGCCGAGGCATCCCGAGGTCCCGTTAAAGATGCGTGTGGATGTCGAGCGTGAGTCCCGCCGCATGGCTGGGTATCTGTACGGAAAACAGATCGCAGAAAAATTCTTCGAGATCTATGAGAACGATCCGAAAAGCATTGAGCAAAATGTGCAAGCACATCTCAATCAGCAAAACGATCCGCGTCTCACTGAGATCATGAAGCGTCTTGTAGAAATTCAGGGAGCACAATAG
- the hycH gene encoding formate hydrogenlyase maturation protein HycH, which yields MNERVVFYQLTHKFVNQEQNIPEDARQVVYYSLAIGHHVGVMDCFQSLMEVPLDEYREWVSQLPEGTARHKMEGVLKWGEIEVNKEHAGGLLPLLNEPWTKPFAQSLQAMMKEPALYLMIRKMT from the coding sequence ATGAACGAGCGGGTTGTCTTCTATCAGTTGACGCATAAGTTCGTCAATCAGGAACAGAACATCCCAGAGGACGCCAGACAGGTGGTCTATTACTCGCTTGCAATCGGTCACCATGTTGGTGTGATGGATTGTTTCCAAAGCCTGATGGAAGTTCCGCTCGATGAGTACCGTGAATGGGTTTCGCAACTCCCCGAAGGCACAGCCCGCCACAAAATGGAAGGCGTGTTGAAATGGGGCGAGATCGAAGTCAACAAAGAGCATGCAGGTGGGCTCCTTCCGCTATTGAATGAGCCATGGACAAAACCCTTCGCCCAATCTTTACAAGCGATGATGAAAGAACCCGCCTTGTATTTGATGATAAGGAAAATGACATGA
- a CDS encoding 4Fe-4S dicluster domain-containing protein, with the protein MLKLIREVLKVGNATLPYPFEPIEQMPGFRGKPHHDPEMCIACAACAIACPPNALHITTDLDQGYQTWSLFMGRCIYCGRCEEVCPTGAITLSPDFELAVMNKQDLYEKADYKLAACRVCGTYFAPVKEIEYVTALLKQSDMSEETLKDTLTLLEICPECKRKNDVPKMVKLFQTEGSDAH; encoded by the coding sequence ATGCTGAAACTCATCAGAGAAGTTTTGAAGGTTGGCAATGCCACACTGCCCTATCCGTTCGAGCCCATCGAACAGATGCCGGGCTTTCGAGGCAAGCCGCACCACGACCCTGAAATGTGCATTGCCTGTGCGGCCTGCGCCATTGCCTGTCCGCCAAACGCCCTGCATATCACTACTGACCTCGATCAGGGATATCAGACGTGGAGTCTTTTCATGGGCCGTTGCATTTATTGCGGTCGCTGTGAAGAGGTCTGCCCGACGGGAGCCATCACGCTCAGCCCAGACTTTGAACTAGCTGTCATGAACAAGCAGGACTTGTACGAAAAGGCTGATTACAAACTCGCCGCCTGCCGAGTCTGCGGAACGTACTTTGCCCCGGTCAAAGAAATCGAGTATGTAACAGCACTGCTCAAACAAAGCGATATGTCTGAAGAGACGTTAAAAGACACGCTCACCTTGTTGGAAATTTGCCCAGAGTGTAAGCGCAAGAACGACGTACCCAAGATGGTGAAGTTATTCCAAACGGAGGGTTCCGATGCTCATTGA